In a single window of the Pseudomonas sp. B21-015 genome:
- a CDS encoding tyrosine-type recombinase/integrase produces the protein MVPRPRNKANKNLPQNLYFDSRRSTYRYRRPTDGKWFQFGSDRIKAIDAAKQLNLEFIRGADLIGAVMGSSSESFAGFLDTYERDVLPPRELAKGTLGLYAVHFRRFRKHFEGKGIDQITIRMIAEMLDTLTPRTANQCRALLIDIFNHAAAKGLCPDNPAASTINRIEKKQRKRHTIEGLKAIREKSPVWLQNAIDLALITAQRRTDILNMRFDGVREGYLYVVQQKTAKASDAAWIRFKVTEELQTVISRCRDDIASPYLVHRRPDRLKQKQAQTKDHWTQVEERYLTRAFKEARELAGCYKGWKEEEMPGFHEVRALSLHLYQKAGKDGQKIAGHASESMTKNYQKDHAEIVWSEAIPDLNISEITG, from the coding sequence ATGGTCCCACGGCCGCGCAACAAGGCGAACAAGAACCTCCCGCAGAACCTGTACTTCGATTCGCGGCGCTCGACCTATCGCTACCGGCGGCCTACCGACGGTAAGTGGTTTCAGTTCGGCAGCGACCGAATCAAGGCGATCGACGCCGCGAAACAGTTGAACCTGGAGTTCATACGCGGCGCAGACCTGATCGGCGCCGTGATGGGCAGTTCATCCGAGTCATTCGCTGGCTTCCTCGATACCTACGAGCGCGACGTTCTACCACCGCGCGAACTGGCAAAAGGAACTCTGGGCCTGTACGCGGTGCATTTTCGGCGTTTCCGGAAGCACTTCGAAGGAAAGGGCATCGACCAGATCACCATCCGCATGATCGCGGAGATGCTGGACACCCTCACCCCCCGCACGGCCAACCAGTGTCGGGCCCTGCTGATCGACATCTTTAACCACGCAGCGGCCAAGGGTCTTTGCCCAGATAATCCGGCGGCCAGCACCATCAACCGGATCGAGAAGAAGCAGCGCAAACGGCACACGATTGAAGGCCTGAAAGCTATCCGGGAGAAATCGCCGGTCTGGCTGCAGAACGCAATCGACCTTGCACTGATCACCGCGCAACGCCGCACCGACATCCTCAACATGCGATTCGATGGTGTTCGGGAAGGGTATTTGTATGTGGTGCAACAGAAGACGGCCAAGGCCAGTGACGCGGCGTGGATCCGGTTCAAAGTGACCGAAGAGCTTCAGACCGTGATCAGCCGATGCCGGGATGATATCGCCTCCCCTTACCTAGTCCATCGCCGTCCCGATCGCCTGAAACAGAAACAGGCGCAGACGAAGGATCACTGGACGCAGGTTGAAGAGCGGTATTTGACGCGGGCCTTCAAGGAGGCTCGGGAGTTGGCGGGTTGTTACAAAGGATGGAAGGAAGAGGAAATGCCGGGCTTCCACGAAGTGCGAGCGCTGTCGCTGCACCTGTACCAAAAAGCCGGAAAGGACGGGCAGAAAATCGCTGGCCATGCGAGCGAGAGCATGACCAAGAACTACCAGAAAGACCACGCAGAAATCGTCTGGTCGGAGGCAATTCCAGACCTGAATATCAGCGAAATCACCGGGTAG
- a CDS encoding PAAR domain-containing protein — MSGKPAARVTDPTNCPLPGHGTNPIASGSPNVNFDGLAAARMTDKSACGSPITGAVSSTVLINGLNAATQGSTGGHGNVVMGGSGTVIIGDTFVPAPFSGLLPMPVHFSDKFRLVDQDSGEPLPNLNYAIQRADGSMEHGVSDPMGYTHVVSSHLSETIKLFLED; from the coding sequence ATGAGTGGCAAACCTGCTGCCCGAGTTACAGATCCCACCAATTGTCCGCTTCCGGGACATGGCACGAATCCGATTGCCAGTGGCTCCCCCAATGTGAATTTCGATGGCCTTGCCGCCGCTCGCATGACCGATAAATCCGCATGCGGGAGCCCGATCACCGGTGCCGTCAGCTCGACGGTTCTCATCAATGGACTGAATGCCGCTACTCAAGGAAGTACAGGTGGCCACGGAAACGTGGTTATGGGTGGATCCGGCACGGTCATTATTGGCGACACCTTCGTACCAGCCCCCTTCAGCGGCCTGCTGCCGATGCCAGTGCACTTCAGCGACAAGTTCAGACTAGTTGACCAAGACTCGGGCGAGCCTCTACCCAATCTTAATTACGCCATCCAGCGCGCTGACGGCAGCATGGAACACGGTGTAAGTGATCCGATGGGGTATACGCATGTAGTGAGTTCGCACCTGTCCGAAACAATCAAACTGTTTCTGGAGGACTAA
- a CDS encoding lysis protein yields the protein MLVLIGAGSTWQLQGWRYGKQLAEQARLQAETLNQLTLIAATAQLAEQDKRLALEQRLSVSEQTHYRKLSDAQKDQDRLRDRLATSDLRLSVLLSEDPASGCSVPAGTEASGVVHGGARAQLDPAHAQRIVAITDEGDRGLIALAACQAYVRGVSH from the coding sequence ATGCTGGTTCTGATCGGAGCCGGCAGTACTTGGCAGTTACAAGGCTGGCGCTACGGGAAGCAACTGGCCGAGCAGGCGCGGTTGCAAGCCGAAACCCTCAATCAACTGACCCTGATAGCCGCCACCGCGCAACTGGCCGAGCAGGACAAGCGTCTGGCCCTCGAGCAGCGTCTGTCGGTCAGCGAACAAACCCACTACAGGAAATTGAGCGATGCACAAAAAGACCAGGACCGCCTGCGCGATCGTCTTGCCACTTCTGATTTGCGGCTGTCAGTCCTCCTTTCTGAGGATCCAGCCAGTGGCTGTTCAGTGCCAGCCGGTACCGAAGCCAGCGGCGTGGTTCATGGAGGAGCGCGCGCCCAACTTGACCCAGCGCATGCTCAACGAATTGTCGCCATCACCGATGAAGGCGACCGGGGATTGATTGCCCTGGCTGCGTGCCAAGCGTATGTGAGGGGGGTATCACACTGA
- a CDS encoding glycoside hydrolase family 19 protein: MSLTQQQLLQIFPKAGAKAGVFVPVLNTAMQRYQIVGSKRIAAFIAQIGHESGQLRNVREVWGPTSAQSGYEGRKDLGNTKPGDGSKYRGRGLIQVTGRANYAACGEALGLDLIAQPELLEIPQHAAMSAAWFWKQNGLNDLADRDQFNSITRRINGGLNGLQDRLEIWSRARAVLL, from the coding sequence ATGTCTCTCACACAACAACAGTTATTGCAGATCTTCCCGAAGGCCGGCGCCAAAGCCGGCGTTTTTGTACCCGTCCTAAATACGGCCATGCAGCGCTACCAGATCGTCGGTAGCAAGCGCATCGCCGCATTCATTGCCCAGATCGGCCATGAGTCTGGTCAACTGCGCAACGTTCGCGAAGTCTGGGGACCAACCTCAGCCCAGTCTGGTTACGAAGGCCGGAAAGACTTGGGCAACACCAAGCCCGGTGACGGCTCAAAATACCGAGGGCGAGGCCTGATTCAGGTCACTGGTCGGGCGAATTACGCGGCATGCGGTGAGGCGCTGGGCTTGGACTTGATTGCGCAGCCCGAACTGCTGGAAATACCACAGCACGCTGCGATGTCCGCGGCGTGGTTCTGGAAACAGAACGGATTGAACGACTTAGCCGACCGGGACCAATTCAACAGCATAACCCGACGCATCAACGGCGGATTGAACGGTTTGCAGGACCGGCTGGAAATCTGGTCGCGGGCGCGGGCGGTGCTGTTGTGA
- a CDS encoding phage late control D family protein, which translates to MTPRFRIVADGNDITALLNDRLIQLSVTDKTGMESDEFELRIDDRDGRVTLPRKGVGIEIYLGYLETSLVRLGRYVADGVSVSGPPDTIVIKGKASDMRGSGKTIRSGSWENVPLSKIVADVAARNGWSPVCPVSTKVARADQLNESDFNFITRLAKQYDCTAKVADGKLLVMPRQGGQSASGKAFAPIVITRQDVSRWQFNFEDRDSHKAVGAKHQDKKTGKVVVVSLENDDAPAGLPAVHTDRHIHPNKTAAEAAAKARLAAFNRSTAGVRFEMPGRTDLFAERPVIAQGFKIGLDGEYLADSVEQTYTQAGWSTTVECNGGKNGKANAKGKKKKKEAKPVKVVSLK; encoded by the coding sequence ATGACCCCCCGATTCCGTATTGTGGCCGACGGCAACGACATCACGGCGCTGTTGAATGACCGGCTGATTCAGTTGAGTGTCACCGACAAGACCGGCATGGAGTCCGACGAATTCGAACTGCGCATTGACGATCGCGACGGGCGGGTGACGTTGCCGCGCAAAGGCGTGGGGATCGAGATCTACCTGGGCTACCTTGAGACGTCGCTGGTCCGGCTGGGCCGCTACGTGGCGGACGGTGTCTCTGTGTCCGGACCGCCGGATACCATCGTGATCAAGGGTAAGGCCAGCGACATGCGCGGCAGCGGCAAGACCATTCGTAGCGGAAGCTGGGAAAACGTGCCGCTGTCGAAGATCGTCGCCGACGTGGCCGCGCGCAACGGCTGGTCGCCGGTGTGTCCGGTCAGTACGAAGGTGGCGCGGGCCGACCAGCTCAACGAATCCGACTTCAATTTCATCACGCGACTGGCCAAGCAGTACGACTGCACGGCGAAGGTCGCTGACGGCAAGTTGCTGGTGATGCCGCGTCAGGGCGGACAGAGTGCGAGCGGTAAGGCCTTCGCGCCGATCGTGATCACGCGCCAAGACGTCAGCCGCTGGCAGTTCAACTTCGAGGATCGTGATTCGCACAAGGCGGTCGGGGCCAAGCACCAGGACAAGAAGACCGGAAAAGTCGTCGTGGTGTCCCTGGAGAACGACGACGCGCCGGCGGGACTGCCGGCGGTGCATACCGATCGGCACATTCACCCGAACAAGACGGCGGCCGAAGCAGCGGCCAAGGCACGCTTGGCGGCGTTCAATCGCTCGACCGCCGGCGTGCGCTTCGAAATGCCCGGCCGTACGGACCTGTTTGCCGAGCGCCCGGTGATCGCCCAGGGCTTCAAGATCGGCCTCGACGGTGAATATCTGGCCGACTCGGTGGAACAGACCTACACCCAAGCCGGCTGGTCGACCACCGTCGAATGCAACGGCGGCAAGAATGGCAAGGCCAACGCCAAAGGCAAGAAAAAGAAGAAGGAGGCCAAGCCGGTCAAAGTCGTATCCCTGAAGTAA
- a CDS encoding tail protein X, protein MATTCRTSDGDLLDTICHNFYGHLNGCVEAVLDANQGLADEEQPYRAGVVIVLPDLAHPVAEAITLWD, encoded by the coding sequence ATGGCGACGACATGCAGAACGTCTGACGGGGATCTGCTGGATACCATCTGTCACAACTTTTACGGCCACCTGAATGGCTGCGTCGAGGCGGTGCTGGATGCCAATCAGGGGCTGGCCGACGAGGAACAGCCCTACCGTGCCGGCGTGGTGATCGTCCTGCCGGATCTGGCGCACCCGGTGGCCGAGGCAATCACCTTGTGGGACTGA
- a CDS encoding phage tail protein: MEALGQLQSGMKYLATAGETGRRSLDGMMAPVNGAIGEITGAASELEGLPFVGPAIGAKLQRVMRGVNAAQAQVGRVVAMYGTATRAAAQIDERLGVLKEQAGRAATAINKIAGKASPALANILPTGAFATDQTPAPEAVKPFPHLLIIQPQDPKAPQYTFNLDTAAFDELRRSTEFRWASQERLSRRPAQQAVGIGDEKITLKGAIFPGFKGGLKQLDTLRALGAQLQPLTLTTGYGDVLGTWCLKSVDEEQSSLMAGGIPRKQAFTLEFVRYGDDMQNV; this comes from the coding sequence ATGGAAGCATTGGGGCAGTTGCAATCGGGGATGAAGTACTTGGCCACGGCCGGCGAGACGGGCCGGCGCAGCCTTGATGGGATGATGGCGCCGGTGAATGGCGCGATCGGAGAAATCACCGGCGCCGCGTCCGAGCTGGAGGGCCTGCCCTTTGTCGGGCCGGCGATCGGGGCCAAGCTTCAGCGCGTGATGCGTGGGGTCAATGCGGCACAGGCGCAGGTTGGTCGAGTGGTGGCCATGTACGGCACGGCCACCCGCGCGGCCGCACAGATTGACGAGCGCCTGGGGGTGCTGAAGGAACAGGCCGGCCGGGCTGCCACGGCCATCAACAAGATTGCCGGCAAGGCCAGCCCGGCGCTGGCCAACATCCTGCCCACCGGCGCCTTTGCCACGGATCAGACGCCGGCGCCGGAAGCGGTGAAGCCGTTCCCGCACCTGCTGATCATCCAGCCGCAAGATCCGAAGGCGCCGCAGTACACCTTCAACCTGGACACGGCCGCCTTTGACGAGCTGCGCCGCTCGACCGAATTCCGCTGGGCCTCGCAGGAGCGCCTGTCGCGGCGTCCGGCGCAGCAGGCGGTGGGCATCGGCGACGAGAAAATCACCCTCAAGGGGGCGATCTTCCCGGGCTTCAAGGGTGGGCTAAAGCAGCTCGACACCCTGCGCGCACTCGGCGCCCAGCTTCAGCCGCTGACCCTGACCACGGGGTATGGCGACGTGCTGGGAACCTGGTGCCTCAAGAGTGTGGACGAGGAACAGAGTTCGCTGATGGCCGGCGGCATTCCGCGCAAGCAGGCCTTTACCTTGGAGTTTGTGCGCTATGGCGACGACATGCAGAACGTCTGA